GCGGCGTCGAAAAAAAAGCAGCGGTCGAAATCTCCATCCCAGGCCAGCCCCATGTCCGCCCCCCACTCCCGCACGGCGGCGGATGTCTGGGAACGGTTCTCGGGCAAAAGCGGGTTGGGCACGCCCGCCGGAAAATTTCCGTCAGGCTCGTGCAGGATGCGATGGAACGTAAACGGCAGAAACGGTGCGAGCAGGTCCACTACCGCGCCCGCGCCCCCGTTGCCTGCATTGGTCAGGATACGCAGCGGTTTCAGGCTGGCAATATCCACATAAGACAACAAATGATCGCGATAACGCTCACGGATGTTCAGGACTTTTTCCCTTCCCCGCCGCACCGGGACGGGAAAATCCCCGGACAGGACCAGATCATGGATGGCCGCAAGCCCCGTATCTGCACTGATGGGCCGGGCCCCTCCGCGCACGAATTTCATCCCGTTGTATTCTTTGGGATTGTGACTGGCCGTGACCATGATCCCGCCATCCAGTCCCTGATCGAAGACGGCAAAATAGACTTCCTCCGTTCCGCATTTTCCAAGAAACAATGTGTCCACACCCGCATCCAGCAGGCCGTCCATCAACGCTCTGGACAAGGACGGACTGGACAGACGGATGTCATGGCCCACCCCCACCCGTGAAGGCCGCAGAAAGGCGGCGTAGGCCCGCCCGATGCGGTAAGCCAGTTCTTCGTTCAGTTCCTCCGGCACTCGACCCCGGATATCGTATGCTTTAAAACACGGCATGCGCATTTTATCTCCTCATGTTCAACCGGTTTGAGGCGTCCGATAAACACAAACAGGAAAAAGTTCATCTCTTAGGTTCAGGCCTCATTAATTGAGATAGAAAATGAGGGAAGCCGCGAGGCACAGAGCTGAAAAGAAGGTATGCGCGCAGCGGTCATAACGCATGGCTATTCTCCGCCAGTCCTTGATCCTGCCAAACATGATCTCGATCTTGTGCCGCTGTTTATACAGATTTTTATCGTAAGAGACGGGTCTCTTTCGGTTCTTTCCGGGAGGGATGCAGGGCGTAATGCCTCTGGCGAGCAGGGCATCACGGAACCAGCCGGCGTCGTAACCACGGTCCGCCAGAAGCTCCCTGGCCTCAGGTAAAGCACATAAGCAAGGCGGCTCCCTTGTAGTCGCTTACCTGGCCTGCCGTGAGCTTCATGGCCAAAGGCCTGCCGTGGCCGTCGCAAACAGCATGGAGTTTGGAGTTCAGACCGCCCTTTGTGCGTCCGATGCAGCGGGAAAGAGCCCCTTTTTGAGCAAGCTTGCGGCGGTACGATGCGCCTTGAGGTGGGTTGCATCGATCATCAATCGTCCATCTTTTCCCGCTGTTTTTGCCAATTCGGTAAAAATATTGTTGAAGATGCCCATCCGGCTCCAGCGCAAAAAACGATTGTACAGTGTCTTGTACGGGCCATACTCGCGCGGCGCATCTTTCCACTGCAGGCCATGTTTGATGACATAAATGATGCCGCTGATGACTTTCCGGTCATCGACCCGCGGAATACCATGTGAACGTGGAAAGAAGGGCTTGATACGTTCGAGTTGTCCGGCAGAAAGGTAGAAAAGTTGGCTCATGGCGTCCTCCCTGAGCACAACTAACCAGATTTCCTGATTTTTACAATTAATGAGGCCTGAGCCTAGGGCGTGTTTGCAAACTATTTGATCCA
Above is a window of Desulfomicrobium orale DSM 12838 DNA encoding:
- a CDS encoding phosphomannomutase/phosphoglucomutase gives rise to the protein MRMPCFKAYDIRGRVPEELNEELAYRIGRAYAAFLRPSRVGVGHDIRLSSPSLSRALMDGLLDAGVDTLFLGKCGTEEVYFAVFDQGLDGGIMVTASHNPKEYNGMKFVRGGARPISADTGLAAIHDLVLSGDFPVPVRRGREKVLNIRERYRDHLLSYVDIASLKPLRILTNAGNGGAGAVVDLLAPFLPFTFHRILHEPDGNFPAGVPNPLLPENRSQTSAAVREWGADMGLAWDGDFDRCFFFDAAGRFIEGYYLVGLLGRSFCRRHPGAGIIHDPRLTWNTVEMVRAAGGRPIVSRTGHAFMKERMRLEDAAYGGEMSAHHYFRDFSYCDSGMIPWLLVAEEICVSGMPLARLVDEAMRAYPASGEINREVRDTAAAMRRVAERFEPRSVRKDTVDGLSLEFPEWRFNLRPSNTEPVLRLNVESRGDEALMRRKTAEILTLLDEKA